The sequence GAGATACCGGGCAACTCCACTGCCGAACCTGCAGAGCTGCGCGCTGCCCGCAGGCGAATCCGAGAGCTCGGAACGGAACTGTCGATCATCCTGCAGGCATCAAATTTTCGGCTCTACTGCTCTGAATGTGGATGCCCGGGTATGTGGTATGGACAGGTGGTAAGTGGTGGGCGCACGGGCCGCTCGTAAGGTCGAAAGCTCCTACACTCATCCACCTGCTGGAGCTGACCCGTGCGCGCCACCACACTACTCACCCGACTGCTGTGCCTGCCGAACACCACCGTCCGCGACGTCGAGATCGTCGATGACCGGGTACGGGTCGCGGTGCGTCCGAAACGCCACCGGATGCGGTGCCCACACTGCGACTATTCGACCCGCCACCGCTACGACACCCGCGACGTCGATTCGTCGTGGCGGCACCTGGACCTGGGCGGACGCATCTGTGTGCTCACCCTGCGGCGCCGGCGACTGCACTGCCCGGAGCGCGGGGTGTTGGCGGAGGCCGTCGACTTCGCCCGCCCCGGATCGGGGTTCACCCGCGACTTCGAGGACCTGGCGGTGTGGCTGGCCACCAAGTGTGACAAGTCCACCGTGTCGGTGTTCTGCCGAATCACCTGGCGCACCGTCGGCGCCATGTGCACCCGGGTCGCCGCCGAGAAGCTCGACCCGGACCGGCTGGCGGATCTGGTCGACATCGGCGTCGACGAGATCTCCTGGCGCCGACACCACAAGTACCTGACCCTGGTTTCCGACCACGACACCGGAACGATCGTGTGGGGCACCGAAGGCAAGTCCGCCGCCGCCCTCGACGAGTTCTTCACCGGCGCGCTGCCCGCCGACGCGGCCGAGAAGGTCGAGGCGGCGAAAGATGGACCTCGGTCCGGCCTATCGGAAGTCGGTGCGCGCCCACGCCCCGCAGGCGACGATCTGTTTCGATCCGTTCCATGTCGTCAAATTGGCCACCGCCGCGCTCGACGACGTGCGCCGCCGTCAGTGGCAACTCGCGCGCACCCTGTCGGACAAGCAGATCGCGAAAACCTACAAGGGAGCCCGGTGGGCGTTGTTGAAGAATCCCGACAACCTCACCGCCACACAGCAATCCACCCTCGATTCACTCAAACGCCACGGTGGTGCTCTGATGCGTGCCTACGAGTTGAAGGAGGCCCTGCGGGCGGTGTTTGCCGGTGACCTCGACGCCGAGCAGGTACTCACCATGCTCGGACGATGGTGTTCGTGGGCGCAGCGGTGCCGCATCCCGCAGTTCGTCAAGGTCGGCAGGACGATCCGGGAACACCAGGGCGGCATCCTCGCTGCAGTGACCCGGGGACTGGCCAATGGACGCCATGAGGGACTGAACAACAAGGTCCGGTTGATCATTCGCCGGGCCTACGGATTCCACACCGCGGAGAATGCGCTCGCGATGGTCATGCTCACCTGCGGACCGGTCACGCTGACTCTCCCATACCACACCGACCGTCACCCACATTCATGACAAGAGAGCCAAATTTTCTTGGAGAGGACAAGCCTCACCCACAAGGGTCCACCCGGTGATCGACCGCCTGGCCGCCGCCGAGGTCCCATCGACGTATGTTGCAGAGTGCTCGGAGTATCCTGGGGGCTTTCGGCGACAAGATCCGCGCTGCCGGGCTCATGCCGTCCTTCGGAACTGTCGGCGATGGGCTGGACAACGTGATGATGGAATTGTTCGGGTCGTCAATGCAGACCGAGTTGCTCAACCGGAAGAAGTGGAAGACCCGCCTCGAGCTCGCGAACGCGATCTTCGACTACATCGAGATCTTCTACATCCGGCAACGCCGGCATTCCTCGCTGGACTACCGCGCCCGATCGAACACGAATTACTATCCGAGTAGAATCCCATTCGCGCGAGACTTATCGCCCGACATGGAAACCGAGACGTTGGTCAGGTCAAGGACTGATCGACCACCGCGGTCGTGACGTAGTCACTTGCGACTGTTCTGACGGCGTAAACCAGCGGGAGACTGCCGGCCATCGAGAGTACGACGGCGGTGAAGTCCACGAAGGTATCGATGGTCGGGACGCGGTACGCAGGGATCAGGCGCCGCCCTGAGGTGAACAGCAGAACGATTACCGGGATGTTGATGAGGAGGAGCACGACCCCACACGACGAGTTGTTACTCCCGGCCGTCGAACTCGCCGAGGTCATCTCCGACGAATCCGACATCGAGGCCCCCTCGCACCTCGCTCGTCGCGCCGGAACGCCTGGATGTCGGCCGACGCCTGAATCCCCGCGTCAGCCCGCTGTTCGGCCGCCGTCGATGACGTAGCACTGGCCGATGATGTGTGTGGCTTCGTCGGATGCCAGGAACAGTGCCAAGTTCGCGACCTCGTCCGCGGTACCCAGTCGCCCCTCTGGTGACCGGCTTTCGAGCCTCGCGACGACCTCGTCCGGGGCGCTGTCCAGGATCGGCGTGCGGATCGTGCCGGGTGCGATCGCGTTGACCCGAATACCGCGCGCCGCATACTCATAGCCGGCCTGACGTGTCATCATCACCATTCCGCCTTTGGAGATGATGTAGCCGCTCGACCCCGGAGTCGCGCGGAAGCCCCCGGTGGAGGCGGTGTTCACCACCGATCCACCGCCGCTGGCCAGCATCAGGCGTAGGCCGGCCTGGAGCACGAGGAACGCACCGCGAAGATTCACGCTGTGGACCTTGTCGAAGACCTCGATCGGGTACTCGTGCAGCGGTGTGTCGGATGCCCCGCCGATACCTGCGTTGTTCACCAGGATGTCGAGGCCGCCGAATCTGGACTGTGCCTCCGCCTCCAGTGCGGCGACGTCGCTGTCGCTGCTGACGTCGCATCGGAACGGGAAGATGAGCTCCGATTCGCGTGCTATGGCCTCGACTCCCTCAGTGACGTCCGAGGCCAGGACAGTCGCGCCCTCGGCGGCGAACCGCAGCGCGATTGCTCGTCCGATCCCCGAACCGGCACCGGTAACGATTGCGGTCTTGCCCATGAGACGGTTTGCCATTTTTCAACTCCTGGTCATTGCGAACGACCCTGTGTCGGCCGTTCGCGAAACTTCGTGACACCGACTGTCATATCGTGCAATCATACATATGCTTGCAGAGCGCACAATCCGTCTGGGGTGTCCGGCGTCCCCGGCCGACGACTCGAACCACGAACGCATGGAGAAGGTGATGCGAATGAGCAGCGCAACCGATCAGAGAACCGGCGCGGCCGGCGCCGACGCAGTCGACGAGCACTTCCTCGAACCGGACGTCGAACTCTTGTCACGCGCCGAGATCGAGGCCGAGCAGGAGCGGCGGGTGCTGGACCTCGTCGAATATGCCTGGGCCAACTCCGGCTTCTACCGAGACTTTTGGGGCGCCACAGGCGTCACGCCCGCGGACATTACGTCGATCGCGGACTTCTGCGAGAAGATCCCGCTGATGACCAAAGACGACATCCGGGCGTACCGCGATCGAACGGGCGATTCCTTCGGCGGCCTGTTGTGTGTACCCTCAGGCGAACTGACCTCTGTGGTCACGAGTTCGGGCACATCCGGGGAACCGGAGTTGATGGCCGAGGTGTGGGACGAGATTCCACCAATCCCCGCCGTGTGCCTCCGCGACATGTGGCAGTGGGGTCTGCGTCCCGGTGATCGGGTGATCGCGGCCGCGGGGACGTTCAAGAACTACTGGGACACACTGTATTCCGCCATGGGTGTCGTACCGGTCTACGTCGATTCGTGGATCGGCAACGGCGAACGCCTGCTGCAGACGATTCACAAGTACAAGGTGTCCTACGTCCAGTTAGTGATGCCGCTGGTCCGCGAGTTGGAGTCGCTGGAATCCACCTACGACATGCGCGAGATGCTGTCCAGTCTGAAGTTCGCGGCGTTCGCCGGACAGCCGATGGGTGACGCTCTCCGCCGCAAGGTCACCGAGGACTGGGGTGTGCGCATCGCGATGTACACCAGCGCCGGTGACTGCGGGCTGGCGTGGGAGGGAACCGATCTCGATGGAATGTATCTGTGGGAGGACACAATTCTGCCCGAAGTCATCGATCCGGTGTCCCTGCGCGCGGTCGACGACAACGAGATCGGTGAACTCGTCTGCACCGATTTCGACAACCGGGTGGCACCGTACATCCGCTTCAGGTCCGGCGACCTGGTACGTCGCACCAGGGCGACGTCCGCGCTCGGGCGCAATCACTCGCGCATGTGGGTGATCGGGAGGATGGGAGACCAGCTCGTCGTCGCAGGAAAACCTGTGGTGGTCGCCGAGATATGGCGGATGTTGGAGGTGTTTCCCGAGACGAGCGACGCCCTGTTCCAGATCGTCAAACATTCGACGACGATGGACAGACTCCGCATCCGCGTCGGTTACGCACCGGAGGTGACCGGTGACCCGATCGAGCTCGAAACCAGGATCGTGGAACGGCTGGAGTCGTCGCTCGGCGTCGGTGTGGACCTGTACTTGATGACGACCGACGAGATATTCACGTACTGCTCCAGCGTCGCGAAGTTCCCCAGGGTGGCAAAGAAATGACACGTACATCGATGATCCATGCGACACACTCCAATGAGCGGTCTCCGATCCACGGCATCGTCGTGACCGAGATCGACGGTTTCGAAGTCGAGTACGAGGTCACTTGGGACGACTACGAACGCGATTGCGAATGGGCGCGAACCGTGATCGCCCGCGCCGGCATCGGCTCCGGTGACTTCGTCCTCAGCGTCACCCCGAACCACGAATTGCCATGGACAGGGCCGTTCATCCGCGCCTTCCGGGAGGTCGGCGCGACCTACGTTCCGGTTGAGCAACACGGCTGGGATGCACCGCGATTCACTTCGATGCTGAAGCGGCTACCCATCACGGTGGTCTTCGGCCTACCGTCGGAGACGCTGGATGCGATTTCCACTGATGCCGATACCGTTTCGCTGCTCGCAACGAAGCCCCGACTCATCTGGGCCCGTCCCGGCGCCTATCGGAACCTGCGACGACAAGGAGTGGACTGCCACCCGATGTCACCGATCGGTCCGGCACTGGGCATCGGGCTACCAGGCTCGGGCGACGCCATGCATGTCGATGGCTCGCAGTGGGAGATCGCAACGCGGCCGGGCGGGCTGGTGGTCTCGGGAACGGCGCAACGGTCCGCTCGGCTCGCCGACATCGCGACCGGTCTCGCTGGGGTGGTCGACCGCTCCGGGTCGGACATCCTCGTCACGCTGTGAGTATCGGCGCCGACGTCGGCGGTAGTGTCATCGTATGACCGAGCGCTCCACAGGTACACCGACCAGCAGCGTCACGGCGGGTCTGCGCGAACGCCGTACCGAGGCGGTTCGCGATGCGCTGACCGACACCGCGTTGAAACTGTTCGATGCGTCGTCGTTCGACACCGTGTCGGTCGGGGACATCGCAGCCGCGGCAGGTATGTCGGAACGTACCTTCTTCCGGTACTTCCAGTCCAAGGACGACGTCGTCCTGCAGTACGAACGAGCCCTCGACGCTCGGCTCGTCGACGCGTTGGCCAACCGGCCCGCTGCCGAGCCGCCGCGGGTTGCCCTGATGAACGCGTACATCGAGACCGCCGACACGCCGCTCCGACACCGGGACAAGGTGCGTCGGCGCGGACGCCTGCTGTCGGCGTCACCCGGCCTACGGAGCCGCGCGTGGGGCGAGCGGCAGTCGCGGGTCGATGCGATCTGCAGCGTTCTGCATCAGCGTTCCGGCGACGAGATGGGGTCCGACGAGGAATGGGCCTTGCGCATTCTCGCCGTCGCGATGTCCGCGGTGGCCACCGAGGCATGGACCACATGGGTCGAGGGCTCCGGCGCCGGCAACCCGGCCGACACGCTTCGGCATGCATTCGCCATCGCCGGGGCTCGCTGGGGCGGCCCGACGGAGGACGATTCGTAGTCCGTAGTCCACTCGCCGATAGAGTTGTCGGCCGCTCGGGGCCGCGATCCACAGGGATCGCGGCCCCGAGCCGTTTTCGGCCCCGAACACCCGTTGACAGTCGCTGACATATAGCTATATAAATAAGAAATGGCTGGGCAAGCGATCGACAGGAAACCGACTGTGCTGACCGAAGTGGACGCATCCGCGCTGAACGACTGGATCGGTGACCGTCTCCCCGATTCGGGCCACGAGCTCGTGGTCGAGCGGATGGCGCCGGGCACCGGGGTCGCCAACGAACTGTTCTGGCTGAGGCGTGGCGCCAGCGTGTGGGTGCTGCGCCGCCCACCGGCCGTCACGAACACACCTGGCGCCTCCGACATGACCCGCGAGTGGCAGATCCTGCAGGCGCTCGAGGGCACCGACGTGCCGCATCCGACCCCGTTGCTGTTCGGCGACGTCGAGAACGGCGCGATGTCGGTGCCGTTTCTCGTCATGGGCGCGGTGGACGGCTTCACCCCCGTCGGGAAACTGCCGGTCCCCTACACGTCGCCCGCCGCTCGGCGAGACCTCGGATTCGCGATGGTCGACGCTGCCGCAGACCTGGGCCGCGTCGACTACGTGCGCCAGGGTCTCGGCGAATTCGGCAGACCCGCAGGCTTTCTCGAACGGCAGGTCGCTCGGTGGAGCAAGCAGGTGGACAGTTACCGCACACGCGACATCCCCGGCTTCGACGCTCTCGCAGCGTGGCTGGACGCCAACCGGCCCTCGACCAACGAGGTCGGGCTGATGCACGGCGACTACAGCCCGTTCAACGTCATGGCGTCGCCCCATGACACCACGCGACTTGCCGCGGTGATCGACTGGGACACCGGCACCATCGGTGATCCGCTGCTCGACATTGCCCATCTGCTTGCGCGCTGGACCGAGCCCGGCGAAGAGCCGGCCATCGGAACCTGGGACATCGGTGACGGGGTGGCAGTCGATCGGGAGGGCCTGCCCTCCAGGCGCGAGATGGCAGAGCGGTACGCGGAGCGGTCCGGCCGAGACCTGTCGAATCTCCCGTTCTACCAGGCGCTGGCACTGTTCAAGTTGGCGTCGATCCTGGAGGGTCGGGTCGCACGGGCGACGTCTCCGAGCGATGCGGCCAACTGGTCCCGCATGGTGGATCGGCTCATCGACTTCGGTCGACAGTTCGCGTCGGGTGCACGCCGATGACGCCGCGCGTGCCGGACATGTTCGAGCTCTCCGGTTCGGTGGCGGTCGTCACCGGGGGGAGTCGTGGGATCGGCCTCGCGATAGCGGCCGGCCTGTCCCGTGCGGGTGCGTCGGTCGTCATCGCGAGCCGCAAGTTCGATGCGTGCGAGAGTGCGGCTGCGGCGATCCGCGCCGAGACAGGGAACCCCACCTCGGCGATCGCCTGTCACGTGGGCCGCTGGGACGACTGTCAGAACCTGCTGGACAGCGTGGTATCGGAATACGGACACTGCGACATCCTGGTCAACAATGCGGGGATGTCGCCGCGCTACGACTCACTCGTCACAGTGTCGGAGGAGTACTACGACAAGGTGACCGCCGTGAACCTCAAGGGCCCGTTTCGGTTGAGTGCGCTGTTCGGTGACCTGATGGCGAAGAACGGACGCGGGAGCATCATCAACGTCAGCACCATCGGTTCGCTGCGTCCTGGTGCGGACGAGCTCGTATATGCCTGCGCGAAGGCGGGATTGAATGCCCTGACCGTCGGCCTTGCCGAAGCGTACGGGCCGCATGTGCGTGCGAACGCGATTCTTCCCGGTGGTGTGGCGACGGACATAGCCGCCAACTGGCCGCCGGGGATGCTCGAAGAGGCGATCTCCGGGACGCCGATGAACCGTATCGGTGTACCCGACGACTTCGTCGGTGCCGCCACCTGGCTGGCGAGTGACGCATCGTCGTTCGTCACGGGAACCCTGTTGAGGATCGACGGCGGAAGGTACCGCCAGACCAGTTGAGGTCACCAGACCACACCTACCATCACGGAGCCACACATGATCGACTTTTCCATTCCTGCCGAGACACAGGCTCTTCGGGCTCGGGTTGCGGAATTCATCGACAAGGAAGTCCTGCCCTACGAGGAACAGGTCGGCCAACGACCGTTCGCGGACATCGTCGCCGAACTGCAGAAGGCGGCTCGAGCCGCGGATCTGTGGTGTCCGTTCATCCCGGTCGAATGGGGCGGAATGGGACTGGGACACGTCGCGAATGCCGTCATTCAACTGGAGGTCGGCCGGACGCCCCTCGCGGCCTGGGCGATGAACTGCATGGGACCGCAGGACGCGACGATGCTGACCCTGCTCGAACTGGGCACCGAAGAGCAGAAGGAGAAGTACCTCCGCCCGCTGGTGAACGGTGAACTCCGCGTGTGCTTCGCGATGACCGAGAAGGCAGCGGGTGCGGACGCCACCGGCATGCAGACCCTCGCCACCCGAGACGGATCCGACTGGATCATCAACGGGGAGAAGTGGTTCGCAAGTGGAGCCAGCCGTTCCGACCTGGTGTTGCTGATGGCCAAGACCGATCCCGACGCCCCGCGCCACCGGCAGTTCACGACCTTTCTCGTCGAGCTCCCGTGCGAAGGATTCGAGATCGTCCGGGACGTTCCGACGTTGCACGACGCCATCGAGCCGAGCTGGAACGGCGAGTACGTGACGGGCCATGCCGAGATCACCCTGAAAGATGTTCGCGTCCCTTCCGCGAACATCGTCGGGGAACTCGGTGGTGGATTCGCATCCGGACAACACCGACTCGGATACGGACGGATCCGGCACGGTATGTGGAGCATTGCGCGCGCTCAGCAGGCCATGGATCTCGCCGCGGAACGGGTGCTGTCGCGTAAGACCTTCGGGAAACCGTTGGGGGACCGCCAGGGCGTCCAGTGGATGCTCGCGGACTGCGCGCGTGACCTGTACATCGCGCGACTGATGGTGCTCCACATCGCGTACTGCATGGAACACGGCATCGACATCTCGCAAGAGAACTCGATGGCCAAGAACTTCATCGCGGACATGCTGAGCAAGGTCGTCGACACGGCACTGCAGCTGCACGGGTCGCTGGGGTACACGATGGACACTCCCCTCGCCGCGTGGTACGCGGAGGCGAGGATGCAGCACCTGGTCGACGGTCCCGACGAGGTGCACCGCTGGCGCGTCGGCAAGAAGGTTCTCGCGGCATTCGAGGAGCACGGCACCACCGCGTCGGCTGCCGGCGGCGGACTGTTCTGAGACACCGAGACGAGACCATGCCAACAACTCAGGCCCTGACCGCGAATACAGCCCGAACGAGGTAAAGCGATGTCTACTGGACCCACTCACGCCCACCCGTCACCGGGCGCCGCGTCGAATCTCACTGC comes from Rhodococcus sp. B50 and encodes:
- a CDS encoding SDR family NAD(P)-dependent oxidoreductase yields the protein MANRLMGKTAIVTGAGSGIGRAIALRFAAEGATVLASDVTEGVEAIARESELIFPFRCDVSSDSDVAALEAEAQSRFGGLDILVNNAGIGGASDTPLHEYPIEVFDKVHSVNLRGAFLVLQAGLRLMLASGGGSVVNTASTGGFRATPGSSGYIISKGGMVMMTRQAGYEYAARGIRVNAIAPGTIRTPILDSAPDEVVARLESRSPEGRLGTADEVANLALFLASDEATHIIGQCYVIDGGRTAG
- a CDS encoding phenylacetate--CoA ligase family protein yields the protein MSSATDQRTGAAGADAVDEHFLEPDVELLSRAEIEAEQERRVLDLVEYAWANSGFYRDFWGATGVTPADITSIADFCEKIPLMTKDDIRAYRDRTGDSFGGLLCVPSGELTSVVTSSGTSGEPELMAEVWDEIPPIPAVCLRDMWQWGLRPGDRVIAAAGTFKNYWDTLYSAMGVVPVYVDSWIGNGERLLQTIHKYKVSYVQLVMPLVRELESLESTYDMREMLSSLKFAAFAGQPMGDALRRKVTEDWGVRIAMYTSAGDCGLAWEGTDLDGMYLWEDTILPEVIDPVSLRAVDDNEIGELVCTDFDNRVAPYIRFRSGDLVRRTRATSALGRNHSRMWVIGRMGDQLVVAGKPVVVAEIWRMLEVFPETSDALFQIVKHSTTMDRLRIRVGYAPEVTGDPIELETRIVERLESSLGVGVDLYLMTTDEIFTYCSSVAKFPRVAKK
- a CDS encoding SDR family NAD(P)-dependent oxidoreductase — its product is MTPRVPDMFELSGSVAVVTGGSRGIGLAIAAGLSRAGASVVIASRKFDACESAAAAIRAETGNPTSAIACHVGRWDDCQNLLDSVVSEYGHCDILVNNAGMSPRYDSLVTVSEEYYDKVTAVNLKGPFRLSALFGDLMAKNGRGSIINVSTIGSLRPGADELVYACAKAGLNALTVGLAEAYGPHVRANAILPGGVATDIAANWPPGMLEEAISGTPMNRIGVPDDFVGAATWLASDASSFVTGTLLRIDGGRYRQTS
- a CDS encoding transposase; the protein is MDLGPAYRKSVRAHAPQATICFDPFHVVKLATAALDDVRRRQWQLARTLSDKQIAKTYKGARWALLKNPDNLTATQQSTLDSLKRHGGALMRAYELKEALRAVFAGDLDAEQVLTMLGRWCSWAQRCRIPQFVKVGRTIREHQGGILAAVTRGLANGRHEGLNNKVRLIIRRAYGFHTAENALAMVMLTCGPVTLTLPYHTDRHPHS
- a CDS encoding acyl-CoA dehydrogenase family protein — translated: MIDFSIPAETQALRARVAEFIDKEVLPYEEQVGQRPFADIVAELQKAARAADLWCPFIPVEWGGMGLGHVANAVIQLEVGRTPLAAWAMNCMGPQDATMLTLLELGTEEQKEKYLRPLVNGELRVCFAMTEKAAGADATGMQTLATRDGSDWIINGEKWFASGASRSDLVLLMAKTDPDAPRHRQFTTFLVELPCEGFEIVRDVPTLHDAIEPSWNGEYVTGHAEITLKDVRVPSANIVGELGGGFASGQHRLGYGRIRHGMWSIARAQQAMDLAAERVLSRKTFGKPLGDRQGVQWMLADCARDLYIARLMVLHIAYCMEHGIDISQENSMAKNFIADMLSKVVDTALQLHGSLGYTMDTPLAAWYAEARMQHLVDGPDEVHRWRVGKKVLAAFEEHGTTASAAGGGLF
- a CDS encoding phosphotransferase family protein, producing the protein MLTEVDASALNDWIGDRLPDSGHELVVERMAPGTGVANELFWLRRGASVWVLRRPPAVTNTPGASDMTREWQILQALEGTDVPHPTPLLFGDVENGAMSVPFLVMGAVDGFTPVGKLPVPYTSPAARRDLGFAMVDAAADLGRVDYVRQGLGEFGRPAGFLERQVARWSKQVDSYRTRDIPGFDALAAWLDANRPSTNEVGLMHGDYSPFNVMASPHDTTRLAAVIDWDTGTIGDPLLDIAHLLARWTEPGEEPAIGTWDIGDGVAVDREGLPSRREMAERYAERSGRDLSNLPFYQALALFKLASILEGRVARATSPSDAANWSRMVDRLIDFGRQFASGARR
- a CDS encoding TetR family transcriptional regulator, producing MTERSTGTPTSSVTAGLRERRTEAVRDALTDTALKLFDASSFDTVSVGDIAAAAGMSERTFFRYFQSKDDVVLQYERALDARLVDALANRPAAEPPRVALMNAYIETADTPLRHRDKVRRRGRLLSASPGLRSRAWGERQSRVDAICSVLHQRSGDEMGSDEEWALRILAVAMSAVATEAWTTWVEGSGAGNPADTLRHAFAIAGARWGGPTEDDS